Proteins encoded within one genomic window of Bombus vancouverensis nearcticus chromosome 4, iyBomVanc1_principal, whole genome shotgun sequence:
- the ari-1 gene encoding E3 ubiquitin-protein ligase ariadne-1 — MDSEEETYDDVDSGNESSGDDVDFAMEIEAGNLRERATDVDDYPFEVLSTEEIVQHMVDSIKEVNTVVEIPATTTRILLNHFKWDKEKLMERFYDGDQEKLFAEARVVNPFRKGPLINRTQSSQSSLARRTSTNGTEECGICFTVQPSAMMTGLECGHRFCTGCWGEYLTTKIMEEGVGQTIACAAHACDILVDDASVMRLIKDSKVKLKYQHLITNSFVECNRLLRWCPSPDCNNAIKVQYVEARPVTCKCGHTFCFHCGENWHDPVKCHLLRKWIKKCDDDSETSNWIAANTKECPKCNVTIEKDGGCNHMVCKNQNCKTDFCWVCLGPWEPHGSSWYNCNRYDEEEAKAARDAQEKSRSALQRYLFYCNRYINHMQSLKFESKLYASVKEKMEEMQQHNMSWIEVQFLKKAVDILCSCRQTLMYTYVFAYYVRKNNQSVIFEDNQKDLEGTTERLSEYLERDITSENLADIKQKVQDKYRYCDSRRKVLLEHVHEGYEKDWWDYVE, encoded by the exons ATGGATTCTGAAGAAGAAACATACGATGATGTTGATTCTGGTAATGAGTCTAGCGGAGATGATGTTGATTTTGCAATGGAAATAGAGGCTGGAAATCTAAGAGAACGGGCTACGGATGTTGACGATTATCCATTTGAAGTCTTATCAACAGAGGAAATAGTGCAACACATGGTTGATTCTATTAAGGAAGTTAACACAGTTGTAGAA ATACCAGCCACAACTACACGTATATTATTAAATCATTTTAAATgggataaagaaaaattaatggAGCGTTTTTATGATGGTGATCAGGAAAAGTTGTTTGCAGAAGCACGAGTCGTTAATCCATTTAGAAAGGGTCCATTAATAAATAGAACTCAATCTTCTCAAAGTTCACTA gCCAGAAGAACTTCAACAAATGGTACAGAAGAATGTGGAATTTGTTTTACTGTTCAACCATCTGCA ATGATGACTGGACTCGAATGTGGACATCGCTTTTGTACTGGCTGTTGGGGAGAGTATCTTACAACCAAAATTATGGAAGAAGGAGTTGGCCAAACGATTGCATGTGCAGCACATGCTTGTGACATTTTAGTTGATGATGCCAGTGTTATGCGTCTTATAAAAGACTCTAAAGTGAAATTGAAATATCAACATTTAATAACAAATAGTTTTGTTGAa tgcAATAGGTTATTAAGGTGGTGTCCATCTCCAGACTGTAATAATGCAATAAAAGTGCAGTATGTAGAAGCAAGACCAGTAACCTGTAAATGTGGACATACATTCTGTTTCCATTGTGGTGAAAATTGGCATGATCCAGTAAAATGCCATTTGTTGCGCAAATGGATAAAGAAGTGTGACGATGATTCTGAAACGTCAAATTGGATTGCAGCAAACACAAAAGAATGCCCAAAATGTAACGTCACTATCGAAAAAGATGGTGGCTGTAATCATATGGTATGCAAAAATCAAAATTGTAAAACTGACTTTTGTTGGGTGTGTCTTGGACCATGGGAACCACATGGTTCAAGCTGGTATAATTGTAACCGTTATGATGAGGAAGAAGCTAAAGCAGCACGAGATGCTCAAGAAAAATCGCGATCTGCATTACAAAGATATCTATTCTATTGTAATAGATACATAAATCACATGCAATCATTGAAATTTGAAAGTAAACTATATGCAAGtgtaaaagaaaaaatggaagaaatGCAGCAACATAACATGTCATGGATTGAG gtacaatttttaaagaaagcAGTAGACATTTTGTGTTCCTGTAGACAGACTCTTATGTATACTTATGTTTTTGCTTATTATGTGCGAAAAAATAACCAATCTGTGATTTTTGAAGACAACCAAAAGGATCTAGAGGGCACTACAGAACGCCTCTCTGAATATCTTGAACGAGATATTACAAGTGAAAATCTTGCTGATATTAAACAAAAGGTTCAAGACAAATATAG atatTGCGATAGCCGGAGGAAAGTGCTTTTGGAACATGTACATGAAGGTTATGAAAAAGATTGGTGGGACTATGTCGAATAG